From the genome of Pelobates fuscus isolate aPelFus1 chromosome 6, aPelFus1.pri, whole genome shotgun sequence, one region includes:
- the LOC134614310 gene encoding histone H2B 1.1, which translates to MPEPAKSAPAPKKGSKKAVTKTQKKDGKKRRKSRKESYAIYVYKVLKQVHPDTGISSKAMGIMNSFVNDIFERIAGEASRLAHYNKRSTITSREIQTAVRLLLPGELAKHAVSEGTKAVTKYTSAK; encoded by the coding sequence ATGCCTGAACCAGCCAAGTCCGCTCCCGCACCCAAGAAGGGCTCTAAAAAAGCCGTGACCAAGACCCAGAAGAAGGATGGGAAGAAGCGcagaaagagcaggaaggagagctatgccatctacgtgtacaaggtgctgaaACAGGTCCACCCCGACACCGGTATCTCCTCCAAGGCCATGGGGATCATGAactcctttgtcaatgatatcttCGAGCGCATCGCAGGGGAAGCCTCCCGTCTGGCTCACTATAACAAgcgctccaccatcacctcccgggAGATCCAGACCGCTGTACGGCTCTTACTGCCCGGAGAGCTGGCCAAACACGCCGTGTCTGAGGGCACCAAGGCAGTGACCaagtacaccagcgccaagtaa
- the LOC134614309 gene encoding histone H2A type 2-B — translation MSGRGKQGGKVRAKAKTRSSRAGLQFPVGRVHRLLRKGNYAERVGAGAPVYLAAVLEYLTAEILELAGNAARDNKKTRIIPRHLQLAVRNDEELNKLLGGVTIAQGGVLPNIQAVLLPKKTDSHKPAKSK, via the coding sequence ATGTCAGGAAGAGGCAAACAGGGCGGCAAAGTCAGGGCTAAAGCCAAGACCCGATCATCCAGAGCAGGTCTGCAGTTCCCAGTCGGCCGTGTCCACAGGCTGCTCAGAAAGGGCAATTATGCCGAGCGGGTTGGAGCCGGAGCTCCGGtctatctggctgcagtgctggagtatCTGACCGCCGAGATCCTGGAACTGGCTGGGAATGCAGCCCGAGACAACAAGAAGACCCGCATCATCCCCCGCCATCTGCAGCTCGCTGTGCGCAACGACGAGGAGCTCAACAAACTGCTCGGAGGGGTCACCATAGCCCAGGGTGGGGTATTGCCCAATATCCAGGCTGTTTTACTGCCCAAGAAAACCGACAGCCACAAGCCAGCCAAGAGCAAGTAA